The following are from one region of the Hydrogenophaga sp. BPS33 genome:
- a CDS encoding alpha/beta fold hydrolase: MNALQLPLAVTPRSRYITCEGREIHFMDWEPEAPTGPVVVAWHGLARTGRDMDPLAAHLCAQGWRVICPDTIGRGLSQWSPQPEAEYCLDFYARTATALVDQLALKRFHWVGTSMGGAIGMVCAAGPLHGRIERLVLNDIGPQLAEPAVQRIRSYAGKPDAFATVSELEQYFRTIYKPYGFLSDAQWRLLTESSTRRLLDGRVTPHYDPAMVGQFTHHPQDYELWPTYDRIDVPVLCLRGAESDLLLAETAEAMRDRGPRALVVTIAGYGHAPALNVPEQFELVQRFLAGN; this comes from the coding sequence ATGAACGCGTTGCAACTCCCGTTGGCCGTCACACCGCGCTCGCGTTACATCACCTGCGAGGGCCGAGAGATCCACTTCATGGACTGGGAACCCGAGGCACCCACCGGCCCGGTGGTGGTCGCCTGGCACGGCCTGGCGCGCACCGGGCGCGACATGGATCCGCTGGCCGCCCACCTCTGCGCTCAGGGTTGGCGCGTGATCTGCCCCGACACCATCGGGCGCGGTCTGTCGCAGTGGAGTCCCCAACCCGAAGCCGAGTACTGCCTGGACTTCTATGCGCGCACCGCCACCGCGCTGGTGGACCAGCTTGCGCTCAAGCGTTTCCATTGGGTGGGCACCTCCATGGGCGGTGCGATCGGCATGGTGTGCGCGGCCGGCCCACTGCACGGGCGCATCGAACGGTTGGTGCTCAACGACATCGGCCCGCAGTTGGCCGAACCGGCGGTGCAGCGCATCCGCAGCTACGCGGGCAAGCCGGACGCTTTCGCCACCGTGAGCGAGCTGGAGCAGTACTTCCGCACCATCTACAAACCGTATGGCTTCCTGAGCGACGCGCAATGGCGCCTGCTCACCGAAAGCTCCACGCGCCGCCTGCTCGATGGCCGCGTGACGCCGCACTACGACCCGGCCATGGTGGGGCAATTCACGCACCACCCGCAGGACTACGAACTCTGGCCCACCTACGACCGCATCGACGTGCCGGTGCTGTGCCTGCGGGGTGCCGAGTCCGACCTGTTGCTGGCCGAGACTGCCGAAGCCATGCGCGACCGCGGGCCGCGCGCGCTGGTGGTGACAATCGCGGGCTACGGCCACGCACCGGCGCTGAACGTGCCAGAGCAGTTCGAGCTGGTGCAGCGGTTCCTGGCGGGGAACTGA
- a CDS encoding branched-chain amino acid ABC transporter permease, whose amino-acid sequence MLSRLLSNDLPRSRWLVALLLVLFLGLAFAPFLFPGVKALNVAAKVLIFVALVASFDLLLGYTGIVSFAHTMFFGIGAYGVAIALNAAETPSWGAIVLGVLGALVISLLLSLVIGLFSLRVKAIFFAMITLAVASAFLTLASQLSDFTGGEDGLTFRVPELLSPGFTLTEEPLVTPLGEVDLNGRLITYYLIFLAVTAIFLTILRIVNSPFGRVLQAIRENDFRAEALGYRTVVYRTLSNVLSAAFATLAGCLLALWLRYNGPDTSLSFEIMLDILLIVVIGGMGTLYGAFIGSVLFVIAQSYLQDLLRLAGSATEGLPLLPALLTPDRWLLWLGVLFVLSVYYFPTGIVGKLRERAVLARRRGQP is encoded by the coding sequence ATGTTGTCCCGACTCCTCTCCAACGACCTCCCCCGCAGCCGCTGGCTCGTCGCGTTGCTGCTCGTGCTGTTCCTCGGCCTGGCATTCGCGCCCTTCCTGTTCCCGGGCGTGAAGGCGCTCAACGTGGCGGCCAAGGTGCTGATCTTCGTGGCGCTGGTGGCCAGCTTCGACCTGCTGCTGGGCTACACCGGCATCGTGAGCTTTGCGCACACCATGTTCTTCGGCATCGGTGCCTACGGCGTGGCAATCGCGCTCAACGCGGCCGAAACGCCGTCGTGGGGGGCGATCGTGCTGGGGGTGCTCGGCGCGCTGGTGATTTCCCTGCTGCTCTCGCTGGTGATCGGCCTGTTCTCGCTGCGCGTGAAGGCAATCTTCTTCGCCATGATCACGCTCGCGGTGGCCTCGGCCTTTCTCACACTGGCCTCGCAGCTCTCGGACTTCACCGGCGGCGAAGACGGCCTGACCTTCCGCGTGCCCGAACTGCTCTCGCCCGGTTTCACGCTCACCGAAGAGCCGCTGGTGACGCCGCTGGGCGAGGTCGACCTGAACGGCCGGCTGATCACCTACTACCTGATCTTTCTCGCCGTCACAGCGATCTTCCTGACCATTCTGCGCATCGTGAACTCGCCCTTCGGCCGCGTGCTGCAGGCCATCCGCGAAAACGACTTCCGGGCCGAAGCGCTGGGCTACCGCACGGTGGTCTACCGCACACTCTCCAACGTGCTCTCGGCCGCGTTCGCCACGCTCGCCGGTTGCCTGCTCGCGCTCTGGCTGCGCTACAACGGGCCGGACACCTCGCTGTCGTTCGAGATCATGCTGGACATCCTGCTCATCGTCGTGATCGGCGGCATGGGCACCTTGTACGGCGCGTTCATCGGCAGCGTGCTGTTCGTGATCGCGCAGAGCTACCTGCAAGACCTGCTGCGCCTGGCCGGCAGTGCCACCGAAGGCTTGCCGCTGTTACCCGCGCTGCTCACGCCCGACCGTTGGCTGCTCTGGCTGGGCGTGTTGTTCGTGCTGTCGGTCTACTACTTCCCGACCGGCATCGTCGGCAAACTGCGAGAGCGCGCCGTGCTCGCGCGCAGGAGGGGCCAGCCATGA
- a CDS encoding ABC transporter ATP-binding protein, whose protein sequence is MTKPLLTLNSVHTHIGAYHILHGVDLVVPVNQLTMLLGRNGAGKTTTLRTIMGLWHASQGTVTLDGTDITAHSTPDIARSGVAYVPESMGIFSDLSVKENMLLAARGARSLDDIDTTRLEWIFGLFPAMKKFWSHPAGKLSGGQKQMLAVSRAIVEPRQLLLIDEPSKGLAPAIIQNMIAAFRELKAAKTTILLVEQNFNFARQLGDSVAVMDDGRVVHSGSMAELAADEALQSRLLGLSLGAHQ, encoded by the coding sequence ATGACAAAACCCCTGCTCACGCTCAACAGCGTTCACACCCACATCGGCGCGTACCACATCCTCCACGGCGTGGACCTTGTGGTGCCTGTCAATCAGCTCACCATGCTGCTCGGGCGCAACGGCGCAGGCAAGACCACCACGCTGCGCACCATCATGGGCCTGTGGCATGCGAGCCAGGGCACGGTGACGCTCGATGGCACCGACATCACCGCGCACAGCACGCCCGACATCGCGCGCAGCGGCGTGGCCTACGTGCCCGAGAGCATGGGCATCTTCTCGGACCTGAGCGTGAAAGAAAACATGTTGCTGGCCGCGCGCGGCGCGCGCAGCCTGGACGACATCGACACCACGCGCCTCGAATGGATCTTCGGCCTGTTCCCGGCCATGAAGAAGTTCTGGTCGCACCCGGCCGGCAAGCTCAGCGGCGGCCAGAAGCAGATGCTCGCGGTCTCGCGCGCCATCGTCGAGCCGCGCCAGCTGTTGTTGATCGATGAGCCCAGCAAGGGCCTCGCGCCCGCGATCATCCAGAACATGATCGCGGCCTTCCGCGAACTCAAGGCCGCCAAGACCACCATCCTGCTGGTCGAACAGAACTTCAACTTCGCGCGCCAGCTCGGCGACAGCGTGGCCGTGATGGACGACGGCCGCGTCGTGCACAGCGGCTCCATGGCCGAACTCGCGGCGGATGAAGCGTTGCAATCCAGGCTGCTGGGTCTTTCTCTCGGAGCACACCAATGA
- a CDS encoding branched-chain amino acid ABC transporter permease: MRLLNTDFDWKPLALVPALALLALPAVGSGSTWLTLTVAGLAMGMIVFIIASGLTLVFGLMDVLNFGHGVFIALGAFVATTVLASMGSYTTADSLWLNLVALLPAMLVAMAVAGALGWVFERLIIRPVYGMHLKQILITMGGMIIGEEMIKVIWGPGQIALPLPETLRGSFIFGDASVEKYRLLAVLVGAAVFAAMVWTLNRTKVGLLVRAGVQDREMVESLGYRIRQLFIGVFVVGSALAGLGGVMWGLYQQTVLPQMGAQVNVLIFIVIIIGGLGSTLGALIGALLVGLMANYTGFLMPKVALFSNIALMVAILLWRPQGVYPVTNR, translated from the coding sequence ATGAGACTGCTGAACACCGACTTCGACTGGAAGCCGCTGGCCCTCGTGCCCGCGCTGGCCTTGCTCGCGCTGCCCGCCGTGGGCAGTGGTTCCACCTGGCTCACGCTCACCGTCGCGGGCCTGGCCATGGGCATGATCGTCTTCATCATCGCCTCCGGCCTCACGCTGGTGTTCGGCCTCATGGACGTGCTGAACTTCGGCCATGGCGTGTTCATCGCGCTCGGTGCCTTCGTCGCCACGACCGTGCTGGCCAGCATGGGCAGCTACACCACGGCCGACAGCCTGTGGCTCAACCTGGTGGCGCTGCTGCCCGCGATGTTGGTGGCCATGGCCGTGGCCGGCGCGCTCGGCTGGGTGTTCGAGCGCCTGATCATCCGCCCGGTCTACGGCATGCACCTCAAGCAGATCCTGATCACGATGGGCGGCATGATCATCGGCGAGGAGATGATCAAGGTCATCTGGGGGCCGGGGCAGATCGCCTTGCCCTTGCCCGAGACCTTGCGCGGTTCCTTCATCTTCGGCGACGCCTCGGTGGAGAAGTACCGTCTGCTGGCCGTGCTCGTGGGGGCGGCGGTTTTTGCGGCGATGGTGTGGACGCTGAACCGCACCAAGGTCGGCCTGCTGGTGCGCGCCGGCGTGCAGGACCGCGAGATGGTCGAGTCGCTCGGCTACCGCATCCGCCAACTCTTCATCGGCGTGTTCGTGGTCGGCAGCGCGCTCGCCGGCCTGGGCGGCGTGATGTGGGGCCTGTACCAGCAGACCGTGCTGCCGCAGATGGGCGCGCAGGTCAACGTGCTGATCTTCATCGTCATCATCATCGGCGGCCTGGGCTCCACGCTGGGCGCGCTCATCGGGGCGCTGCTGGTGGGCCTGATGGCGAACTACACCGGCTTCCTGATGCCCAAGGTCGCGCTGTTCTCCAACATCGCGTTGATGGTCGCCATCCTGCTCTGGCGCCCGCAAGGCGTGTATCCCGTCACCAACCGCTGA
- a CDS encoding ABC transporter ATP-binding protein, with translation MLETQDLTVRFGGHVAVSAVSCAFAPGTLTAIVGPNGAGKTTYFNLISGQIKASAGRVRLNGQDISSLGAPARAKAGLGRAFQLTNLFPNLTVQENVRLAVQAKAGAGLNLWRIWSDRRDLLQRADEVLETVALADKRDALASSLPHGDQRKLEVGILMALEPDVFMFDEPTAGMSVDEVPVILNLIRQLKEDKRKTILLVEHKMDVVRELSDRIIVLHNGELVADGEPAAVIASPVVQQAYLGINPEEEVSA, from the coding sequence GCACGTGGCGGTGAGTGCCGTCTCCTGCGCGTTCGCGCCGGGCACGCTCACAGCCATCGTCGGCCCCAACGGCGCGGGCAAGACGACCTACTTCAACCTGATCTCCGGACAGATCAAGGCCAGCGCGGGCCGCGTGCGTTTGAATGGGCAAGACATCTCGTCTCTGGGCGCGCCGGCACGCGCCAAGGCCGGCCTGGGCCGCGCGTTCCAGCTCACCAACCTGTTCCCCAACCTCACTGTGCAAGAGAACGTGCGCCTGGCGGTGCAGGCCAAGGCGGGCGCGGGCCTGAACCTCTGGCGCATCTGGAGCGACCGGCGCGACCTGCTGCAGCGCGCCGACGAGGTGCTGGAAACGGTGGCCTTGGCAGACAAGCGCGACGCGCTCGCCTCAAGCCTGCCCCACGGCGACCAGCGCAAGCTGGAGGTGGGCATCCTGATGGCGCTGGAACCCGACGTGTTCATGTTCGACGAGCCCACCGCCGGCATGAGCGTGGACGAGGTGCCGGTCATCCTCAACCTGATTCGCCAGCTCAAGGAAGACAAGCGCAAGACCATCCTCTTGGTGGAACACAAGATGGACGTGGTGCGCGAACTCTCGGACCGCATCATCGTGCTGCACAACGGCGAACTGGTGGCCGATGGCGAGCCCGCCGCGGTGATCGCCTCGCCGGTTGTGCAGCAGGCGTATCTGGGCATCAATCCCGAAGAAGAGGTGAGCGCATGA